Below is a window of Fusobacterium simiae DNA.
CTGAGAGATAAATAAATATTAAATAAAAATAATAAAAGAGAGTACAGAAAATGTACTGACCCCAAAAAGTTGAACAAAATTAATTTAACTTACTAACAAGGATTGACTTCTGTAAGAAGCAGGAGTTAATCCTTTTAGTTTCTCTTTTATCCTTCTATTATTGTAATAATATATATAA
It encodes the following:
- a CDS encoding IS3 family transposase, translating into YIYYYNNRRIKEKLKGLTPASYRSQSLLVS